TAGAGCGCGCTCGCGCGCCCGAAGCCGGCGAAGAAGAGGTCCGCCAAGCCGTCCCCGTCGACATCCCCGATCGCCACGCCCTGCCCTTCGGCGCGCACCCGGTTGCGGAGGCGCGTCTCCTCGTCGACGTCGTACAGGAAGGACACGCCGAGGGCGGAAGCATCGAGCGGCCGGAAACCGCCCGATCCCCGCGGCCGCAGCTCTCGCCAGCGGTATCCGTCCGCCTCGACCCAGGGTCCGGGATCCGGCGCCCCGCACGCCGCGACGAGGACCAGCGCCAGCACCGGCCGCGCGAGGGCCGGCCGCATCATCGACCGGCGCAGGGTGTGTTCAGCCACCCTCCCCGTTCGCCGACGCCCCGCGGCCGCCGCCGATCACGCGCTCGAACAACTCGTAGATGCGCCGGTATTCATCGGTCCACGACGAGGGCTCCGCGAAACCGTGGTTTTCCACCGGGTACACGGCCATCTCCCAGTTCTCCTTCCCCAGTTCTATGAGACGCTGGGCGAGGCGCACGACATCGGAGAAATGCACGTTCGTGTCGTACATCCCGTGCGCGATGAGGAGGTGTCCCTCAAGGCCCTCGGCGAAGTAGATGGGGGAGGACTGGCGGTACGCCTCCTCGTCCTCGTGGGGGAGGTTGAGGATGCGGCTCGTGTACCAGTGGTTGTAGTGCGCCCAGTCGGTCACCGAGCGGAGCGCGCCGCCCGCCGCGAAGGACTCCGGCGCCGTGAAGAGCGCCATGAGCGTGATGAAGCCGCCGTAGGACCCGCCGTAGATCCCCATGCGGTCGGGGTCGACGCCCTCCTCGCGGACGAGGTACGCGGCGCCGTCGACCTGGTCGGAGAGGTCCCAGCCGCCCATGTGCCGGTAGATCGCCGTGCGCCAGTCGCGCCCGTAGCCGGCGGAGCCGCGGTAGTCGATGTCGAGCACCGTGTAGCCCTGGGCCGCCAGGAAGTGGTGGAACATGTATTCGCGGTAGTAGTTCGACCACCAGTTGTGGACGTTGTGCAGGTACCCCGCCCCGTGGACGAAGATGACGCCGGCCCCGTTGGGTTCAACGCCGAAGTCGGCGGGCCGGTAGATGCGGGCGGGCACCGGCGTGCCGTCGCGGGCCTCGAAGTGCACGATCTCGGGCAGGAGCCAGGGGAAGCCGAGCCATGTCTCGGTGGGGGAGGTCGTGACCTGCGACATCGCGGCGGCCGGCGCGGCATCGGCGAGGTAGAGTTCGGGCGGCCGGTTCGCGCGCGAATGGAGGACGGCGAAGCGACGCCCGTCGGGCGACGGCGTGACGGTGAACGAGCCCGCTCCCTCGAGGAGCTGGACGCGGCCGGAGCCGTCGAAGTCCATGCGCCACGGGTGCTGGTCGAAGGGGGAGAGTTCGCTCGTCTGGAGGAGGAAGGCGTCCCATCCGTCCGGGATCGTCGCGCCGAGCACCTCCCACTCGCCGGCCGTGAGCGCCTCCCTGTCGCCGCCATCGGCGTCGATCGCGTACAGGTGGGAGTACCCCGTCTCCTCGCTCACGTACCAGGCGCGCGGCACGTCGCCCGCCGCCTCCGCCGGGAGCCAGCCGATGCAGCCGGCGCCCTGGGAGCCGAAGCAGGGACCGCCGACCCACGCCTCGTCGTGGTGCGAATCGAGGAGCGTGAGTTCGCCGGAAGCCGCTTCGTAGGCGTAGAGGCGCCACGTCTTGTAGTCGTAGTCCACGGCGAACACGAGGCCGTGGGAGCCCGCGTCGTTCCAGCCCGCGAAGCTCGCGACGGCGAGGCGATCGTCGGATTCGGAGCCGTCCGCCGCGGTGTCGACGTCGGCGTCGTCCTCGTCGTCCGAACCGGCCTCCGCCTCCTCCGAACCCGATCCCGAGCCGTCTCCCGTCAGGTCGAGCCAGGTGGCTTCGCCCGTCTCGGCGTGGACCACGGCGAGCCTGGACTCACCCTGTTCGTCGCCCACCTTGGGACGCATCTCGGTGTTCTCGGTGTAGCCGGACTCCGTGATCCAGAGCGGGATGTCGGTGCGCCGGCCGCCATCGTTGAAGGTGCCGCGGGTCGCGGTGACCGCGATCCACGTGCCGGTGGGATCGGCTATGATCGACTGCGCGCGCTCGCCCTGCGCGAGGTGCAGGGTCTCGCGCTGTCCGGCCTCGCGGAGTTCCCGGCGCTCCTCGGCACGCTCCTCCCGGATCTCCTGCACGCGGATGTGTTCGAACAGCTCTCGCTGCTGCTCCTCGAGGAAGGCCTTGTGCCCCTCCGCCTCGGGGTCTTCGGGCTGCTCGGGCCCGCCCACCGCGGTGAGCTGCCGGATCTCGCCGTCGTCGATGTCGAAGGCGAAGAGGTTGTTCCCGCGCCGGAAGAAGATGGAGGCGCCGTCGCCGGAGAAGACGGGACTCATCTCGGCGTCCTCGGTGTGGGTGAGCCGCCGGGTCGCGGCGCCGTCCCGCTCGATGAGATAGAGGTCTCCGCCGGAGGACGTGACGCGCCAGCGGCCATCCGGGGACACGTCGCCCGGCGCCAGGATGGGGCCGAGGCGCAACTCTTCCTCGTCATCGACGCGCTCCGGCGTGCCGCCGGTCGAACGGACCCGGTAGAGGGCGCGCTGCTCGTGCCACTCGGCGCCGCCCGGGAGCCAGCGGAAGTAGATCCACTCGCCGTCGTCGGACCAGCTCACGCCGACGGGCGCCTGCCCGACGTGCTCGGAGCCCTGCATGATGGACTCGAGCGTGAGCGCGAAGGCGTTGTCGCGCGCGGGGGCCGGCTCGAAGCGGGCGAGACCCTGCGCCTGTAGGGCCGGCGTGGCCGCCAGCGCGACCGCGGCCGCGGCGGTCCACGAAGCGACGCGCGACGCGGCGGGGGGGCGGAGCTTCGGGGAGAACTTCACGGGGTACCTCCTCCGTTCCTGGAGGGCAGATACTGTCCGGGGATCGGCAGATCCGGCCGTTCCGCGGCCCAGTAGATCGTGACGACGTACCAGCGGTCGCCGTCGTGCATGAGCTGGATCGAGTTGATGCCGCGCGCGAACGGTTCGGGGTCGTCCGCGGTGCGCTTCGAGTCGTAGGTGGAGAACGCGTGTACCACGGGGCCGAAGCGCTCCTCGCTGCGGGCGATCTCCCGCTCGAAGAATCCGTTCTGCTCGAGGAAGCCGCCCGCCTGTGCCGCGTATTCCCCCGGGCTCCACACCTGGTAGCCGTGT
This genomic interval from Candidatus Palauibacter australiensis contains the following:
- a CDS encoding prolyl oligopeptidase family serine peptidase, which produces MKFSPKLRPPAASRVASWTAAAAVALAATPALQAQGLARFEPAPARDNAFALTLESIMQGSEHVGQAPVGVSWSDDGEWIYFRWLPGGAEWHEQRALYRVRSTGGTPERVDDEEELRLGPILAPGDVSPDGRWRVTSSGGDLYLIERDGAATRRLTHTEDAEMSPVFSGDGASIFFRRGNNLFAFDIDDGEIRQLTAVGGPEQPEDPEAEGHKAFLEEQQRELFEHIRVQEIREERAEERRELREAGQRETLHLAQGERAQSIIADPTGTWIAVTATRGTFNDGGRRTDIPLWITESGYTENTEMRPKVGDEQGESRLAVVHAETGEATWLDLTGDGSGSGSEEAEAGSDDEDDADVDTAADGSESDDRLAVASFAGWNDAGSHGLVFAVDYDYKTWRLYAYEAASGELTLLDSHHDEAWVGGPCFGSQGAGCIGWLPAEAAGDVPRAWYVSEETGYSHLYAIDADGGDREALTAGEWEVLGATIPDGWDAFLLQTSELSPFDQHPWRMDFDGSGRVQLLEGAGSFTVTPSPDGRRFAVLHSRANRPPELYLADAAPAAAMSQVTTSPTETWLGFPWLLPEIVHFEARDGTPVPARIYRPADFGVEPNGAGVIFVHGAGYLHNVHNWWSNYYREYMFHHFLAAQGYTVLDIDYRGSAGYGRDWRTAIYRHMGGWDLSDQVDGAAYLVREEGVDPDRMGIYGGSYGGFITLMALFTAPESFAAGGALRSVTDWAHYNHWYTSRILNLPHEDEEAYRQSSPIYFAEGLEGHLLIAHGMYDTNVHFSDVVRLAQRLIELGKENWEMAVYPVENHGFAEPSSWTDEYRRIYELFERVIGGGRGASANGEGG